Proteins encoded within one genomic window of Mya arenaria isolate MELC-2E11 chromosome 13, ASM2691426v1:
- the LOC128213305 gene encoding uncharacterized protein LOC128213305 — protein sequence MLSSTLTIAKDNKNNAVLGYAVWRTLTGGHKTIQYSLMLAGHTKFSCDWHFGVWKNRMRHLDAETVEEVASTEAMSSRNGHNIPHIVDGNSKQVSFYDWSTFFKGIFKPLKNVSKYHSFEVSSNEPGVLRVRKFVDAPGEKINILKNCQVDIGVLPEQIIVEGISAERQWYLHDVKRDFCRSDNAKNTTCPLPLVAKEGYSKAKKQKLK from the exons ATGCTCAGTTCCACTTTGACAATTGCCAAGGACAACAAAAATAATGCCGTTCTTGGTTATGCTGTGTGGAGAACATTGACAG GAGGGCATAAGACAATCCAATACTCACTGATGCTAGCCGGCCACACCAAATTTTCATGCGACTGGCATTTTGGAGTTTGGAAAAACAGAATGAGACACCTGGATGCAGAGACAGTTGAG GAGGTGGCTTCCACAGAAGCCATGTCATCCCGTAATGGCCACAACATTCCACATATTGTTGATGGCAACAGCAAACAAGTGTCGTTCTATGACTGGAGCACCTTCTTCAAAGGCATTTTCAAACCATTGAAGAACGTTTCgaaataccattcatttgaGGTGTCTTCTAACGAGCCTGGGGTTTTAAGAGTAAGGAAGTTTGTTGATGCCCCTGGGGAGAAAATTAACATACTGAAAAACTGCCAAGTGGATATTGGTGTTCTGCCAGAGCAGATCATTGTTGAGGGAATAAGTGCAGAAAGGCAATGGTACTTGCATGATGTAAAAAGAGACTTTTGCAGATCAGATAATGCTAAAAACACAACATGCCCATTGCCATTAGTTGCAAAAGAAGGCTATTCAAAggccaaaaaacaaaagttgaaataG